In Sphaeramia orbicularis chromosome 12, fSphaOr1.1, whole genome shotgun sequence, the following proteins share a genomic window:
- the LOC115429113 gene encoding trace amine-associated receptor 1-like → MRMEPVLCYESVNGSCPKTIYPLAIRITLYVILGILVTLTVFGNFLVIASIAYFKQLHTPTNYLIFSLAVSDLLLGLIVMLPSMIRCVESCWYFGDVFFDRHYAVCQPLIYSRKITVNVVLIMILLSWSVSVMIGFGMVYLELNIWGIEEFFYTHISCVGGCVLFQSGLSSTVSSVLSFYIPGIVMLSVYLRIFVVAQGQSRRIHITAKISSTVV, encoded by the exons ATGAGG ATGGAACCAGTGCTCTGCTATGAGTCTGTCAATGGTTCATGTCCAAAAACCATCTATCCACTGGCCATACGGATCACCCTCTATGTGATCCTGGGGATTCTTGTAACCCTAACAGTGTTTGGAAACTTCCTGGTCATCGCTTCAATTGCATATTTTAAGCAGCTCCATACTCCTACTAATTATCTAATCTTCTCTTTAGCTGTGTCGGACCTTCTTTTAGGGCTGATTGTCATGCTCCCCAGTATGATTCGATGTGTAGAGTCATGCTGGTATTTTGGTGATGTCTTCT TTGACAGACACTATGCTGTTTGTCAGCCTTtaatatacagcagaaaaattacTGTTAATGTTGTGCTGATCATGATTTTACTCAGTTGGAGTGTTTCAGTGATGATTGGCTTTGGGATGGTTTATCTGGAGCTAAATATTTGGGGAATTGAGGAGTTCTTTTATACCCACATTTCCTGTGTGGGAGGATGTGTTTTGTTTCAGAGTGGTCTGTCGAGTACAGTCTCATCAGTGCTTTCATTTTACATTCCAGGGATAGTAATGCTCAGTGTCTACCTGAGGATTTTTGTCGTAGCTCAGGGACAATCACGTCGAATACACATCACAGCAAAGATCTCCAGTACAG